A window of Sulfurimonas gotlandica GD1 contains these coding sequences:
- a CDS encoding chemotaxis protein CheX encodes MHSKNSDFIVVSYNGVIQDRSNRLLESSILSKKDMVKNKNIKGILVSLKGVIYEGDPNIVMMMVKYLNVLSQNLGIPISIIDYSMELFRILKKCTKTTKIKLFKNTNVANLFLDPKAFKEGMCVLVYDDDEENSKRLSSELSKYGYSVIRAKDPKEFQERMHEEAHDIIITQSALNEKLSSSGASKNSLSLSKNLIMNLPVFMDTAVETLVSFTGLNAEKSAHSIKGFDTSIDANNICAVMHFKGDLEGFFTLVFPKDIAIIALESLLGETVEENDLETLNDGVGEFCNIITGATKTAFDKKDIKVIFDLPKTYNSLKATQGYIGENSGVWIDMQLAGKAFYMFITK; translated from the coding sequence ATGCATAGTAAAAATAGTGATTTTATAGTGGTTAGTTATAACGGTGTTATTCAAGATCGCAGTAATAGACTGCTGGAGAGCTCCATTCTTTCTAAAAAAGATATGGTTAAAAATAAAAATATCAAAGGTATTTTAGTATCTCTAAAGGGTGTGATATATGAAGGTGACCCTAATATTGTAATGATGATGGTTAAATATTTGAATGTATTGAGCCAAAATCTTGGAATTCCAATTAGCATTATTGACTATAGTATGGAACTCTTTAGAATCTTAAAAAAGTGTACCAAAACTACTAAGATAAAACTGTTTAAAAATACTAATGTAGCCAATTTATTTCTTGATCCGAAAGCATTTAAAGAAGGTATGTGTGTTTTGGTATATGATGATGATGAAGAAAATAGTAAAAGACTCTCATCTGAACTTTCTAAATACGGCTATAGTGTAATAAGAGCAAAAGATCCAAAAGAGTTTCAAGAGCGTATGCATGAAGAAGCACATGACATCATAATTACGCAGAGTGCTTTAAATGAAAAACTAAGTAGCTCAGGTGCTTCTAAAAATAGTCTCTCTTTATCAAAAAATCTCATCATGAATCTTCCTGTTTTTATGGATACTGCAGTTGAGACATTAGTCTCTTTTACTGGACTTAATGCAGAGAAATCAGCACATAGTATTAAGGGTTTTGATACAAGTATAGATGCAAACAATATCTGCGCAGTTATGCATTTTAAAGGTGATTTAGAAGGTTTTTTCACACTTGTCTTCCCAAAAGATATAGCTATTATAGCTTTAGAATCTCTACTTGGCGAGACTGTAGAAGAAAATGATTTAGAGACTCTTAACGATGGTGTAGGTGAGTTTTGTAATATTATTACCGGAGCTACGAAGACAGCATTTGACAAAAAAGATATTAAAGTTATTTTTGATCTGCCAAAGACATATAACTCTCTAAAAGCTACTCAAGGTTACATAGGTGAAAACAGTGGTGTTTGGATTGATATGCAGTTAGCAGGTAAAGCATTTTACATGTTTATAACGAAGTAG